A stretch of DNA from Streptomyces sp. NBC_01197:
AGTAGCGCTGGGCGGCCTCCTGCTGGCCGGTGTCGAACGCCATCCACCCGGCGAGCCTGGTCAGTTCGGCGGTCGCGCCGAAGAGCCCGCGGCCCACCTCGTCCGAGTACGAGCCGAGGAGCAGCGGAGCCGCGTCCACCCGCAGGCACTCGGGCACCATCGACGAACGCCAGTCCCCGCCGCCGTACTTGGAGTCCCAGCGCCGCGCGTCCTCGGCGGCCTCCCGCAGTTTGGTCACATCGCTGTGTCCGACGCGCAGCGCGGCCGGGCCCGCCAGTTCGTCGGCGCCCCGCTCCACCGAGGAGTCAGCGGGTGTTATCAGCCATCGCGAGGCGGGTGTCGCATATGCCGTGACCGCGAACGATCCGGCGAGCGACTGCCATATCCCGCCACTTCCGGCCCGGCGCCCGGCGAGATCCAGCCGGTACAGATCGGTCGCCGACACCACGGCCGAGCTGACGTCGCGGTGGAAGGCGAGCCCGACCTCGGGGGCCGGATCCGCGTCCGCGAGTCCTATCTCGTGCAGCGGTACGGGCCGGCCCAGCTTGGCGCCGATCGCCGCCGCGATCAGATGGGGCGCGGCGCCCTGGGGCACCATGCCCTTGGACACCCACCTGGCCACGGACGTCTTGTCGTACCGAAGCGTCAGGCCGCGCTGGGCGCCGAGGTCGTTGACCCGTCGCGCCAGTCCGGCGTTGCTGATTCCCGCGACGGCGAGAACGGTGCCGAGCTTGTCGTTCGGCCCGCGTAGCTCCCTGGACATGCGCCACCCCTCGACACACAGACGGCCGCCGTGTCGCGGCAACTCCTCTTGTCCGAGAAGCCGTGCACGGCATTCGTAAACCCAGCGTAGTTCGCCGCATCCCTACCGTTAAGGGGTGATGTTCCGGATGGCGGGATTGTTGCCCGCCCGGAGCGCTCTCAATCGCGGCCCGTGCCCCCGGTGTGTGGCCGTGCGCCCGGCCGTGCGCTCTGGTCCGGCCGTTCGGCGAGGTCTTCCATGTGCAGTGCGTGGGTCGGCCCACTGCACAGGTTCCAGTGGGCTGGGGGATACGGCCGCCTCAATCCCCGCGGGCGGCCGGCCGGTCCGGGAGGCGTGTGGCGTCTCCCGGACCGAAGCGCTGTACGGCCCTTCGGCCGGTGTCCCTGCACAGATGCCACTCCGCCAGAATGGCTGGATGACGCCCCTCGTGGGGCAAGACCGAATGGCCTTTGCCGGGGGCGCATTCACATCCGGGTGCGCGCTTCCGTACCCCCTCCGGTACGCCGTTGTCATGGCAGCATGGTCCTGGACGCCCTCGGCGTTCAGTTGTCCACAGCCTGTGGAGGCGGCGATGCGGTGGTTGGTGGGGTGGAGCAGTACTGCCGCGAGCTTCGGCACGGCCGGTTCGCTCGGCGGCGCGGACGAGGGGCGCACGGTCCACCCCGTGGGCTCGCAGCTGCTGTGGGGCGATCCCGATCCCCTCTGGGCGGTCGGTGACTGGCGGCCGGACGAGGTGCGGGTCATCTCTGTCGACCCCCTCACCCGCCTTGCGGTACTGGGCTGTTGCGCTGCGACGGACGAGGAGCTGCGGGTCGGCCTGTTCGCCGCGCGCGGCGGCGCGCTGCGCCATCTCACCGCCTGGGCGGGCAGTTACACGGTCGTCGTACAGTCCGGGCGCCGGGTCACCGTCATCGGCGACCTGGCCGGCGCGCGGCCCGTCTTCCACACCCCCTGGGCCAACGGCACCGCGTACGCCACCGCGGCCCTTCCCCTCGCCGACCTGGTCGAAGCGCAGCTGGACATCGGCCACTTGGCCGCGCTGCTCGCCTGCCCCGACGTGCCCGAGGCGCTGCGCGACTCGACGCCCTACGCCGGGGTGCGGCGCATCCCGCCGGGCCACGCCCTCATCCTGCGCGACGGCTCACGGGAGATCACCGGGTACGAACAGGTGGCCTCGCTCGCCGTGGCCGCCGCCCAGGTCGACCCGGACCGGGCCGTGGACGGCGTCCGGGACGCGCTCGTCGAAGCCGTACGCGCCCGGCTCACCGCGCCGCGCCACGCCCCCGAGACGCTGCCGCCCGATCCGGGCCCCGTCCCGGGAATGGGCCCGGCCGAACGGCGCGCCGCGCGCGGGGTCCCGGTGCCCGCCGCCGGAATCGGCGCCGACCTCTCCGGCGGCAGCGCATCCGCCACCCTCACGCTTCTCGCGGCCGGACTGCCCGGGGTGCCGGGCACGATCCTCGGCCATGGCACGGGCGCCGGCGAACGCCTCCTCGCCGTGACCTTCAATGACCTCTCCGCGCGGGGCCACGGGCCCGAACTGGAACGGGCGGGCGCCATCGCGGCCAACCCGAGACTGCACCACGTGGTCGTCGCGGGGGGCGAAGAGGCCCTGCCGTACGCCGATCTGGAGTCGGGCCCGCTGACCGACGAGCCGGGCCCTTCGCTGATCACATCGGAGCGCCACCGCCTGCGGCTCGCCGCGGGCAGCGCGGACCACCTGGTGGGCGACGGCGCACGGCAGGTGCTCGACGCGCACCCCGCGCGCCTGGCCGACCTGCTGATGGACCGCCGCAGACGTCATCTGGTCAAACCGGTCGCCGCGCTGGCCAAAGCGGACGGCTCGGTCCTCATCCCCTTCACCGTCTACCGCGCCGCGCGCAGACTGGCCCGCACCCCGTACCGCGCGGGCATCGAGGAGGCGGCCGTCCGGCTGCGCGACCGCGATGTCCCTTACGCCGCCGAGGGCTCGACGCTGGACGCCTCGCTGGCGGCGCTCACCTGGTCACGGCCGGGGCCCGCGGCCCGCTGGCTGACCGGTGAGGCGCTCGCCGAAGTCTCCGTACGCCTCCAGGAGTCGGCGCTGCGGCCCACCTCGGTGCAGCGCCCAGGCGAGGCCCGCGCACGCGCCGCGCTCGCCCGGTACGCGGCGGACCACCGGATCTTCGAACAGGCGGCGGAGGTACGGAGCCAGCGCCTGCACGCGCCGTTCCTCGACAACCAGGTGGTACGGGCGGCCCGGCTGCTCCCCGAATCGCTGCGGGTCCAGCCCGGCGCACGGGCCGAGATCCTCCGTACGGTGCTGGCGGGCGCGGGCATCCACGACCTGCCGGACGGCTGGGGCGCCCCGTCGCACACCACCGCGAAAGCCACGTTCCATCAGGGGCTGCGCGCCTCGCTCCCCTCGCTGATCGCCCTGTTCGATGCCCCGCTGCTCGCGGACGCCGGCCTGATCGAGGCGCGGGTGGTCCGCAAGGCGCTGCGCGCGGCTGCCGAGGGGGAGCGGCTGCCGCTCGACGGGCTGGCCGACCTGGTCTCCACGGAGCTGTGGCTGCGCAGACTGCTGGCCAGACGCGGCAGTTGCTGGACCGGGACAGCGGCACCGAAGCAGCGGGCGGTGGCGGGCGGGGTCGTACCGCGACGGAGCCTTTAGGGGCAGGGCAGGGCAGGGCAGGGCAGGGCAGGGCAGGGGCTCGCGGGACGGGGGTGGGATCGGGTCCGGTCAGCTGCAGCTGATCTGTGACTGCGCCCAGTCGGCCACCGCCACCGAGCCGAAGGGGCCGCTCCGTTCGACCACGAGCCGGAGCGTCCGGTGGCCCGCGAGCCCGACCCGCACGTGCACCGCCGGATCCCTGCCGTGCACCACGGCCGAACGCCACAGCAGGGACTGGTCCCCGTACACCGAGAAGCGCACCGCCCCGAGCCCGAGCGACATGTCGTCAATACCGGCCAGCGCTTCATAGGTGGAGCACTGGCGGTTGAGCTGGACGGTCACGCTGGACGGGGCGTGCACGCTGATACCGCGGTTGTACTGGGTCCCCCGCATGGCCAACTGACGGCGCTGCCACACCGGGCCGCTGTCCTTGAGGCTGAGCTCGGGCTCGGTGTGGTCGCCGACGAGCGAGTAGTCAAGGGCGGCCACCTGGTAGACGGCCGGTGCGGGCGGCGGAGGTGTCGGAGTCGGAGTCGGGGCGGGCTTCGGGG
This window harbors:
- a CDS encoding MFS transporter, with product MSRELRGPNDKLGTVLAVAGISNAGLARRVNDLGAQRGLTLRYDKTSVARWVSKGMVPQGAAPHLIAAAIGAKLGRPVPLHEIGLADADPAPEVGLAFHRDVSSAVVSATDLYRLDLAGRRAGSGGIWQSLAGSFAVTAYATPASRWLITPADSSVERGADELAGPAALRVGHSDVTKLREAAEDARRWDSKYGGGDWRSSMVPECLRVDAAPLLLGSYSDEVGRGLFGATAELTRLAGWMAFDTGQQEAAQRYYIQALRLARAAADVPLGGYVLASMSLQAVYRGFGDEGVDLAQAAVERNRGLATARTMSFFRLVEARAHARAGDSAAAGAALKAAEGWLERSREGDADPSWLGFYSYDRFAADAAECYHDLKAPRQVRRFTEQALSKPTEEFVRSHGLRLVVSAVAELESGNLDAACAAGTRAVEVAGRISSARTTEYVRDLLHRLEPYGDEPRVVELRERARPLLVAPA
- a CDS encoding asparagine synthase-related protein — protein: MRWLVGWSSTAASFGTAGSLGGADEGRTVHPVGSQLLWGDPDPLWAVGDWRPDEVRVISVDPLTRLAVLGCCAATDEELRVGLFAARGGALRHLTAWAGSYTVVVQSGRRVTVIGDLAGARPVFHTPWANGTAYATAALPLADLVEAQLDIGHLAALLACPDVPEALRDSTPYAGVRRIPPGHALILRDGSREITGYEQVASLAVAAAQVDPDRAVDGVRDALVEAVRARLTAPRHAPETLPPDPGPVPGMGPAERRAARGVPVPAAGIGADLSGGSASATLTLLAAGLPGVPGTILGHGTGAGERLLAVTFNDLSARGHGPELERAGAIAANPRLHHVVVAGGEEALPYADLESGPLTDEPGPSLITSERHRLRLAAGSADHLVGDGARQVLDAHPARLADLLMDRRRRHLVKPVAALAKADGSVLIPFTVYRAARRLARTPYRAGIEEAAVRLRDRDVPYAAEGSTLDASLAALTWSRPGPAARWLTGEALAEVSVRLQESALRPTSVQRPGEARARAALARYAADHRIFEQAAEVRSQRLHAPFLDNQVVRAARLLPESLRVQPGARAEILRTVLAGAGIHDLPDGWGAPSHTTAKATFHQGLRASLPSLIALFDAPLLADAGLIEARVVRKALRAAAEGERLPLDGLADLVSTELWLRRLLARRGSCWTGTAAPKQRAVAGGVVPRRSL